Proteins encoded by one window of Astatotilapia calliptera chromosome 13, fAstCal1.2, whole genome shotgun sequence:
- the sgpl1 gene encoding sphingosine-1-phosphate lyase 1: MDYWSALEVYKEMVLLYLEEGRQQVNSRCAHLEPWQIIGVTVITTVGALWVKGFLFQQESLTSRIKKQCFRLIRKIPFVGGAIQSQLNKALDDMSASLFTLKEGMSYTTELPSKGLSQAKVMEKIKEYDTLNEVKWDKGLVSGAVYWGDESLTNLLVKVYGDFAWSNPLHPDIFPGVRKMEAEVVRMACTLFHGGPNSCGTVTSGGTESILMACKAYRDIAHERGVKHPEILAPVSVHAAFDKAAHYFGMKLVHIPLDKKTMKVDVKAMRRAISKNTAMLVCSAPQFPHGIIDPIEEVAKLAVRYNIPMHVDACLGGFLIVFMAKAGYPLAPFDFRVKGVTSISADTHKYGYAPKGSSVILYSDKKYRQYQYFVAADWQGGIYASPSIAGSRPGGIIAACWATMMYMGENGYVDATKKIVSTAHKIKTEIRKIKGVFVFGDPEVSVVAIGSDDFDIFRLSNALTSKGWNLNTLQYPSSIHICCTVLHTQPGVADHFIRDVKEQVAIIMKNPKEKTTGMGAIYGMAQAIPDRSLVTEISRGFLDCLYSTEVTKSKISHMNGNGKAH, translated from the exons ATGGACTACTGG AGTGCCTTGGAGGTGTATAAGGAGATGGTGCTGCTGTATTTGGAGGAGGGCCGGCAGCAGGTGAACTCGCGCTGTGCCCATCTGGAGCCGTGGCAGATCATCGGAGTGACAGTGATCACCACAGTGGGAGCACTATGGGTCAAAGGCTTCCTCTTCCAGCAAGAAA GTCTGACATCACGAATCAAGAAGCAGTGCTTTAGACTCATCAGAAAAATACCCTTCGTTGGCGGGGCA ATCCAGAGCCAGCTGAACAAGGCTTTGGATGACATGTCTGCTAGTCTATTTACCCTCAAGGAGGGGATGAGCTACACCACAGAGCTTCCCTCCAAAGGTCTCTCTCAGGCCAAAGTAATGGAGAAAATCAAGGAGTACGACACCCTGA ATGAGGTGAAGTGGGATAAGGGATTGGTTTCTGGGGCAGTGTACTGGGGTGATGAGTCACTGACCAACCTCCTAGTGAAG GTATATGGGGATTTTGCATGGAGCAATCCACTCCACCCAGACATTTTTCCTGGCGTACGGAAGATGGAAGCAGAGGTTGTCAGAATGGCTTGCACACTCTTCCATGGTGGGCCTAACTCCTGTGGCACA GTCACTTCAGGAGGAACCGAGAGCATACTGATGGCCTGCAAAGCATACAGAGACATCGCACACGAGCGAGGCGTCAAACACCCTGAAAT CCTTGCACCTGTGAGCGTCCACGCAGCTTTTGACAAAGCGGCACATTATTTTGGGATGAAGCTGGTTCACATTCCTCTCGACAAGAAAACTATGAAAGTGGATGTGAAG GCCATGAGGAGAGCCATCAGCAAGAACACAGCCATGCTTGTCTGCTCAGCTCCCCAGTTTCCTCATGGAATCATAGATCCCATTGAGGAAGTAGCCAAG CTGGCTGTACGCTACAACATCCCGATGCATGTGGATGCCTGTCTGGGTGGTTTTCTTATTGTGTTCATGGCCAAGGCTGGTTACCCACTCGCCCCATTTGACTTCAGGGTAAAAGGTGTTACCAGCAtctctgcagacacacacaag TATGGCTACGCCCCCAAAGGTTCCTCAGTGATCCTCTACAGCGATAAAAAGTACCGTCAGTACCAATACTTTGTAGCTGCTGACTGGCAAGGGGGGATCTATGCCTCACCCTCTATAGCGGGCTCCAGGCCAGGAGGAATCATCGCCGCCTGCTGGGCGACCATGATGTATATGGGAGAGAACGGCTACGTAGACGCCACCAAGAAGATCGTCAGCACAGCTCACAAGATCAAAACAGA AATCCGCAAGATTAAAggggtgtttgtgtttggggaTCCGGAGGTGTCGGTGGTGGCCATCGGCTCGGATGATTTTGATATTTTCCGTCTGTCTAACGCACTGACGTCAAAGGGCTGGAATCTGAACACATTGCAGTACCCGTCCAG CATCCACATTTGCTGCACAGTTTTGCACACTCAGCCAGGGGTCGCTGATCACTTTATTCGTGATGTCAAAGAGCAGGTCGCCATCATCATGAAGAACCCCAAAGAGAAAACTACAGGAATG GGAGCGATCTACGGCATGGCCCAGGCCATCCCAGATAGATCCCTGGTCACGGAGATCTCCCGAGGTTTCTTGGACTGTCTCTACAGCACTGAGGTGACCAAGTCAAAGATCAGCCACATGAATGGCAACGGCAAAGCCCACTGA
- the pcbd1 gene encoding pterin-4-alpha-carbinolamine dehydratase produces the protein MAGKVQALTEEERAHILPLLRNAQWVEVVGRDAIYKEFIFKDFNQAFGFMSRVALHAEKLDHHPEWFNVYNKVQITLSTHDCGGLSQRDISLATLIDQASLMPIPARAQWSDAPPSSQQAKK, from the exons ATG GCTGGTAAGGTCCAAGCTCTGACTGAAGAGGAGAGGGCCCACATACTCCCCTTGCTACGCAACGCTCAGTGGGTGGAGGTCGTTGGACGAGATGCTATTTACAAAGAGTTTATTTTCAAAGACTTCAATCAG GCTTTTGGCTTCATGTCCAGAGTGGCTTTACATGCAGAGAAGTTGGACCACCATCCTGAGTGGTTCAATGTCTATAATAAG GTCCAGATAACTCTCAGCACGCATGACTGTGGAGGGCTGTCCCAACGTGACATCTCTTTGGCCACCTTGATTGACCAGGCATCTCTAAT GCCCATTCCTGCCAGAGCGCAATGGAGCGATGCTCCGCCAAGTTCTCAACAAGCGAAGaaataa